Proteins from a genomic interval of Nitrosomonas sp.:
- a CDS encoding methane monooxygenase/ammonia monooxygenase subunit A, with protein MFAGVFRTNEILKAAKMPPEAIHMSRLIDAVYFPILIVLLVGTYHMHFMLLAGDWDFWLDWKDRQWWPVLTPIVGITYCSTIMYYLWVNYRQPFGATLCVICLLLGEWLTRYWGFYWWSHYPINFVTPGIMLPGALMLDLTLYLTRNWLVTALVGGAFFGLLFYPGNWPIFGPTHLPIVVEGHLLSMADYMGHMYIRTGTPEYTRLIEKGSLRTFGGHTTVIAAFFAAFVSMLMFCVWWYLGKVYCTAFFYVKGKRGRIVHREDVTAFGEEGFPERIK; from the coding sequence ATGTTTGCTGGTGTATTCAGAACGAATGAAATTCTGAAAGCGGCTAAAATGCCGCCAGAAGCGATTCACATGTCGCGATTGATTGATGCGGTGTATTTTCCGATTTTGATTGTGCTGCTGGTTGGAACCTACCACATGCATTTTATGCTATTGGCAGGTGACTGGGATTTCTGGCTGGATTGGAAAGATCGCCAGTGGTGGCCGGTATTGACACCTATCGTTGGAATTACCTACTGTTCGACCATTATGTACTACCTGTGGGTGAACTATCGTCAACCATTTGGCGCGACCCTTTGCGTAATATGTTTGTTGCTGGGTGAATGGCTGACCCGCTACTGGGGATTCTACTGGTGGTCACATTACCCAATCAATTTTGTCACACCGGGTATTATGCTTCCAGGTGCATTAATGCTGGATTTGACCTTGTATTTGACACGTAACTGGTTAGTTACCGCATTGGTTGGCGGTGCCTTCTTTGGATTGTTATTTTATCCAGGTAACTGGCCGATATTTGGTCCTACACATTTGCCGATCGTAGTAGAAGGACACTTGCTGTCGATGGCTGATTACATGGGTCACATGTACATTCGCACAGGTACACCGGAATATACGCGTCTGATTGAGAAAGGATCATTGCGTACTTTTGGCGGCCATACCACAGTGATTGCGGCGTTCTTTGCAGCATTCGTTTCCATGTTGATGTTCTGCGTTTGGTGGTATCTGGGCAAAGTCTACTGCACAGCCTTCTTCTACGTTAAAGGTAAAAGAGGACGGATTGTACATAGAGAAGATGTGACTGCATTTGGTGAAGAAGGCTTTCCAGAGAGGATCAAATAA
- a CDS encoding methane monooxygenase/ammonia monooxygenase subunit C, producing the protein MATTMGTSSAASTSERGYDMSLWYDSKWYKFGMITMLLVAIFWVWYQRTFAYSHGMDSMEPEFDRIWMGLWRVHMTIMPLFALVTWGWILKTRDTKEQLDNLDPKLEIKRYFYWLMWIGVYIFGVYWGGSFFTEQDASWHQVIIRDTSFTPSHVVVFYGSFPMYIVCGIAAYLYAMTRLPLYSRGISFPLVMAIAGPLMILPNVGLNEWGHAFWFMEELFSAPLHWGFVILGWAGLFQGGIAAQIITRYSNLTDVIWNNQSKEILNNRVVA; encoded by the coding sequence ATGGCAACTACGATGGGAACAAGCAGCGCAGCGTCTACCTCGGAAAGAGGCTATGACATGTCGTTGTGGTATGACTCCAAGTGGTACAAATTTGGCATGATCACCATGCTGTTGGTAGCAATATTCTGGGTATGGTATCAACGTACTTTTGCGTATTCGCACGGTATGGACTCGATGGAGCCTGAATTTGACCGCATCTGGATGGGACTGTGGCGCGTACACATGACCATTATGCCGTTGTTTGCCTTGGTAACCTGGGGCTGGATCTTAAAAACGCGTGATACCAAAGAGCAGTTGGATAACCTTGATCCTAAACTGGAGATTAAACGTTATTTCTACTGGTTGATGTGGATTGGCGTATACATCTTTGGTGTGTACTGGGGCGGTAGTTTCTTCACGGAGCAAGATGCTTCCTGGCATCAAGTGATTATCCGTGACACCAGCTTTACCCCTAGTCATGTAGTGGTATTTTATGGTTCATTCCCAATGTACATTGTCTGCGGTATTGCTGCATACCTGTATGCAATGACTCGTCTACCGCTGTATAGCCGTGGAATTTCATTCCCACTGGTTATGGCGATTGCGGGACCATTGATGATTCTGCCTAACGTTGGTTTGAACGAATGGGGCCATGCTTTCTGGTTCATGGAAGAGCTGTTTAGTGCACCGCTGCACTGGGGCTTCGTGATTCTGGGATGGGCTGGCCTGTTTCAAGGTGGTATTGCTGCACAGATTATCACCCGTTATTCCAATCTGACTGACGTTATCTGGAATAACCAAAGTAAAGAAATTCTTAACAACCGGGTCGTAGCTTAA
- a CDS encoding methane monooxygenase/ammonia monooxygenase subunit B, whose product MDIKKLYKHGVMGLYGAAYAVAALTMTMTLDVSTVAAHGERSQEPFLRMRTVQWYDVKWSPETVKVNENARMEGKFHLASDWPRAASKPERAFLNVGSPSPVFVRLSTKINGHPWFISGPLQVGRDYAFEVNLRARIPGRHHIHAMLNVEGAGPIAGPGAWMNITGSWDDFTNPLKLLTGETIDSETFNHTNGLFWHVLWISLGVFWIGVFTIRPMFLPRSRVLLAYGDDLLRDPVDTKIAWVMVVVTLGLVWGGYRYTENKHPYTVPIQAGESKVAPLPVAPNPVAITITDANYDVPGRALRVSMEVTNNGDSAIEFGEFTTAGIRFINSVGRKTLDPNYPRELTAIGLSFDDETPIQPGETREMKMEAKDALWEIQRLMALLGDPESRFGGLLMAWDEEGNRHITSIAGPVIPVFTKL is encoded by the coding sequence ATGGATATCAAAAAACTATATAAACATGGCGTGATGGGGCTTTACGGTGCGGCCTATGCAGTAGCAGCACTGACCATGACGATGACGCTGGATGTTTCAACGGTAGCGGCACATGGTGAGCGTTCACAAGAGCCATTCCTGCGGATGCGGACTGTGCAATGGTATGACGTGAAATGGAGTCCAGAAACTGTCAAAGTGAATGAAAATGCAAGAATGGAAGGTAAGTTCCATTTGGCATCAGACTGGCCACGGGCTGCTTCAAAACCTGAACGCGCATTCCTGAACGTGGGTAGCCCGAGTCCGGTTTTTGTTCGGCTGAGTACCAAAATCAATGGTCATCCATGGTTTATTTCTGGACCATTGCAGGTTGGCCGTGACTATGCCTTCGAAGTTAATCTGAGAGCGCGTATTCCTGGTCGTCACCACATTCATGCGATGTTGAATGTGGAAGGAGCTGGTCCAATTGCTGGTCCGGGCGCATGGATGAACATCACGGGAAGTTGGGATGATTTTACCAATCCGCTCAAGTTGCTGACGGGTGAAACCATCGATTCAGAAACGTTTAATCATACCAATGGACTTTTCTGGCACGTATTGTGGATATCGCTGGGTGTTTTCTGGATTGGCGTATTCACTATCCGTCCCATGTTCCTCCCGCGTAGCCGGGTACTGCTGGCATACGGTGATGACCTGCTGCGTGATCCAGTGGATACCAAGATTGCCTGGGTGATGGTAGTAGTGACGCTAGGTTTAGTATGGGGTGGTTATCGCTATACAGAAAACAAACATCCCTACACTGTACCAATTCAAGCGGGTGAATCCAAGGTTGCTCCATTACCGGTAGCACCTAACCCGGTTGCTATTACCATAACAGACGCGAACTATGACGTACCAGGTCGTGCGCTGCGTGTTTCAATGGAAGTAACTAACAATGGTGATAGCGCGATTGAGTTCGGTGAATTCACCACGGCAGGTATTCGTTTTATTAACTCAGTTGGACGTAAAACACTGGATCCAAACTATCCACGTGAATTAACGGCAATTGGACTGTCATTTGATGATGAAACACCAATCCAGCCGGGCGAAACCAGAGAAATGAAAATGGAAGCCAAAGATGCATTATGGGAAATTCAACGCTTGATGGCGTTGTTGGGTGACCCGGAAAGCCGCTTTGGTGGACTGCTGATGGCTTGGGATGAAGAAGGAAATCGACATATCACCAGTATTGCTGGTCCAGTGATTCCAGTCTTTACCAAACTCTAA